The Streptomyces sp. NBC_01197 genome window below encodes:
- a CDS encoding PDR/VanB family oxidoreductase: MAPPPPRVHTVVLVAGAALLAKRALHRRIAASPLWPLPALEPPVSGRGRHRTVGRRLLITERAPEADGVVRLRLESASGEPLDAWTPGAHLDLVLPSGLVRQYSLCGDPADREAYTVATRLIEDGRGGSREVHEQLHEGAEIEIRGPRNRFPLVEAASYVFVAGGIGITPVLPMLRAAEAAGARWRLVYCGRTRASMPFLAEAEKLGGGAGRVTVVPQDELGHPGLEFGDDPAGTAYYCCGPEGLLEAVTAALPAGAALHLERFAPQAADAADADSFDVELRRSGRTVTVAPGSTVLAAVRAEVANVPYSCEQGFCGTCQQRVIDGEIDHRDELLTDAERDDSMLICVSRARGGRLVLDL; this comes from the coding sequence ATGGCGCCGCCCCCGCCCCGCGTCCACACGGTCGTTCTGGTCGCCGGTGCGGCCCTGCTCGCCAAGCGCGCCCTGCACCGCCGTATCGCCGCGTCCCCGCTCTGGCCGCTGCCCGCGCTGGAGCCGCCGGTCTCGGGCCGTGGCCGCCACCGGACCGTCGGCCGGCGGCTGCTGATCACCGAGCGCGCCCCGGAGGCCGACGGCGTCGTGCGGCTCCGGCTGGAGAGCGCGTCCGGCGAACCGCTCGACGCCTGGACGCCGGGCGCCCATCTGGATCTGGTACTGCCGTCCGGCCTGGTCCGCCAGTACTCGCTGTGCGGGGACCCGGCCGACCGGGAGGCGTACACGGTCGCCACCCGGCTGATCGAGGACGGCCGGGGCGGCTCCCGCGAGGTCCATGAACAGCTCCACGAGGGCGCCGAGATCGAGATCCGCGGCCCCCGCAACCGCTTCCCGCTGGTCGAAGCCGCCTCGTACGTCTTCGTCGCGGGCGGCATCGGGATCACCCCGGTCCTGCCGATGCTCCGGGCGGCCGAAGCGGCGGGCGCGCGGTGGCGGCTGGTGTACTGCGGGCGTACGCGCGCCTCGATGCCGTTCCTGGCGGAGGCCGAGAAGCTGGGCGGGGGCGCGGGCCGCGTCACGGTGGTCCCGCAGGACGAACTGGGCCACCCTGGCCTGGAGTTCGGGGACGACCCGGCGGGGACCGCGTACTACTGCTGCGGCCCGGAGGGCCTGCTCGAAGCGGTGACGGCTGCGCTCCCGGCCGGAGCCGCGCTCCATCTGGAGCGGTTCGCACCGCAGGCGGCAGATGCGGCGGACGCGGACAGCTTCGACGTCGAACTGCGCCGCTCCGGCCGTACGGTGACGGTCGCGCCCGGCTCCACGGTGCTGGCCGCCGTCCGCGCGGAGGTGGCGAATGTGCCGTACTCCTGCGAGCAGGGCTTCTGCGGGACCTGCCAACAGCGCGTCATCGACGGCGAGATAGACCACCGGGACGAGCTGCTGACGGACGCGGAGCGGGACGACTCGATGCTGATCTGCGTGTCACGGGCGCGGGGCGGGCGGCTCGTCCTCGATCTGTAG
- a CDS encoding alpha-N-acetylglucosaminidase, with amino-acid sequence MHELSRRTLLSTAGVIGAGAVIGAQTPAAAAGAPAALPLGLPMSHSPAAPEPLDTGPARAALKRLLPLHADQFTLTPLTGGERFRVAGSAGRIEVAATGPATALTGVHWYLKYVCRAHISWNTSQLDLPKRLPAPGKAIQQSATVPHRFALNDTHDGYTAPYADWPHWERTIDVLALHGCNEVLITPGQEAVYHRLLQDFGYSDTEARTWLPAPSHQPWWLLQNMSGYGGPLSTALIDRRADLGRRIADRLRELGMHPVFPGYFGTVPDGFPDRNPGADVVPQGTWNGLRRPDWLDPRSEVFDRVAAAFYRHQSELLGDAEHFKMDLLHEGGTPGDVPVADAARAVETALHTVHPDATWVILGWGANPRAELLRAVDTDRILIVDGLSDIDTVTDREKTWGGAPYAFGSIPDFGGRTTIGADTDRWTEKFTAWRDKPGSALAGTAYMPEAAERDPAAFELFSELAWRTEKIDRTAWFTQYAGVRYGGDDRAARTAFAALATTAYQLTTTDGRPVDSLFARRPSLTASVKSAFDTAGFDTAFAALLDVRAPLRGSDAYRYDLVDLARQALADRGRILLPQLHDAYTGKDAATLRALSVLWLKLMRLADTLAGCHQAFLLGPWLEEAKRFATSPAEAVQLEWTARTLITTWGDRTAADHLSNYANRDWHGLLSDVHLPQWQAFLDELAAALADGRGAKTFDWYPDEESWTHRTGSYPVKATGDAYRTAQRVYDTLATAPYQGAATVSAQPVAFTPGSTGTVTAGFRNLNGLRATGQVDFTLTGLDAAPKGGTSLKRVGPGASGSVSWQVTAPADPLTTPLRPMPYTLVTRFGPQGEKQVDVREQSAVYVAGPLADGWRTYTGNDAVFGQLDDRLAINGGGQDLWKGTTQFGTAFRAGAMSDGTSVTVRVDSQDNTGSWARSGIVVRNSLATPGSAGFLNLAVTPGQGVVLSYDTDGDGALDTYKRVTGIKAPVVLRLTRAGTAYTGSFSTDGGGSWRTVATVAVPSAAGSQDTGIFMSATNGGNGMRGTVDFSGWSLS; translated from the coding sequence ATGCACGAGCTGTCCAGACGTACGCTGCTGAGCACCGCGGGTGTGATCGGCGCCGGCGCCGTGATCGGCGCGCAGACCCCCGCCGCAGCGGCCGGCGCACCGGCCGCCCTTCCCCTGGGCCTTCCCATGAGCCACTCCCCCGCCGCACCGGAGCCGCTCGACACCGGACCGGCCCGCGCGGCCCTGAAGCGTCTGCTGCCGCTCCACGCCGACCAGTTCACGCTCACACCCCTGACCGGTGGGGAACGCTTCCGGGTCGCCGGCTCGGCGGGCCGGATCGAGGTCGCCGCCACCGGCCCCGCCACTGCACTGACCGGCGTCCACTGGTACCTCAAGTACGTCTGCCGGGCACACATCTCGTGGAACACCTCGCAGCTCGACCTGCCCAAGCGGCTGCCCGCCCCCGGCAAGGCCATCCAGCAGTCGGCGACTGTCCCGCACCGCTTCGCGCTCAACGACACCCACGACGGCTACACCGCCCCGTACGCGGACTGGCCGCACTGGGAACGGACGATCGACGTGCTGGCCCTGCACGGCTGCAACGAAGTCCTCATCACGCCCGGTCAGGAAGCCGTCTACCACCGGCTGCTCCAGGACTTCGGGTACTCCGACACCGAGGCCCGCACCTGGCTGCCCGCCCCCTCCCACCAGCCCTGGTGGCTCCTCCAGAACATGAGCGGATACGGCGGCCCGCTCTCCACCGCGCTGATCGACCGGCGCGCCGACCTGGGCCGGCGGATCGCCGACCGGCTGCGCGAGCTGGGCATGCACCCGGTGTTCCCCGGCTACTTCGGGACAGTCCCGGACGGGTTCCCGGACCGCAACCCAGGCGCCGACGTCGTCCCGCAGGGCACCTGGAACGGGCTGCGACGCCCCGACTGGCTCGACCCGAGGTCGGAGGTGTTCGACCGGGTGGCCGCGGCCTTCTACCGGCACCAGTCCGAACTCCTCGGCGACGCCGAACACTTCAAGATGGACCTGCTCCACGAGGGCGGCACCCCCGGTGACGTCCCGGTCGCCGATGCCGCGCGGGCCGTCGAGACAGCCCTGCACACCGTCCACCCCGACGCCACCTGGGTCATCCTCGGCTGGGGAGCCAACCCGCGCGCCGAACTGCTCCGGGCCGTGGACACCGACCGGATCCTGATCGTCGACGGGCTCTCCGACATCGACACCGTCACCGACCGCGAGAAGACCTGGGGCGGCGCGCCGTACGCCTTCGGCTCCATCCCCGACTTCGGCGGCCGTACGACGATCGGCGCCGACACCGACCGCTGGACGGAGAAGTTCACCGCGTGGCGCGACAAGCCGGGCAGCGCGCTGGCCGGCACCGCGTACATGCCGGAGGCCGCCGAGCGCGACCCGGCCGCCTTCGAGCTCTTCAGCGAACTGGCCTGGCGCACCGAGAAGATCGACCGGACCGCGTGGTTCACCCAGTACGCCGGGGTGCGCTACGGCGGGGACGACCGCGCCGCGCGGACGGCGTTCGCCGCGCTCGCCACGACTGCGTACCAGCTGACCACCACCGACGGACGTCCGGTCGACTCGCTCTTCGCCCGTCGGCCCAGCCTCACCGCCTCCGTGAAGTCCGCCTTCGACACCGCCGGGTTCGACACCGCTTTCGCCGCACTGCTCGATGTCCGGGCACCGCTGCGCGGCTCGGACGCCTACCGCTACGACCTCGTCGACCTCGCCCGGCAGGCCCTCGCCGACCGGGGCCGGATCCTGCTGCCCCAACTGCACGACGCCTACACCGGCAAGGACGCCGCCACCCTCCGGGCGCTGTCCGTGCTCTGGCTGAAGCTGATGCGGCTAGCCGACACCCTGGCCGGCTGCCACCAGGCGTTCCTGCTCGGCCCCTGGCTTGAGGAGGCCAAGCGTTTCGCCACCAGCCCGGCCGAGGCGGTGCAGTTGGAGTGGACGGCCCGCACCCTCATCACCACCTGGGGTGACCGCACCGCCGCCGACCACCTCAGCAACTACGCGAACCGCGACTGGCACGGGCTGCTCAGCGACGTCCATCTCCCGCAGTGGCAGGCGTTCCTGGACGAACTGGCGGCCGCGCTCGCCGACGGCCGGGGTGCCAAAACCTTCGACTGGTACCCGGACGAGGAGTCCTGGACCCACCGGACCGGTTCGTACCCCGTGAAGGCGACCGGCGACGCGTACCGCACCGCGCAGCGGGTGTACGACACTCTGGCCACGGCCCCGTACCAGGGCGCCGCCACCGTCTCCGCCCAGCCCGTCGCCTTCACCCCGGGCAGCACCGGCACGGTCACGGCCGGCTTCCGTAACCTCAACGGGCTGCGCGCGACCGGCCAGGTCGATTTCACGCTGACCGGCCTGGACGCGGCGCCGAAGGGCGGCACCTCCCTGAAGAGGGTCGGCCCTGGCGCGTCCGGCTCGGTCTCCTGGCAGGTCACCGCCCCCGCCGACCCGCTGACCACTCCGCTGCGCCCGATGCCGTACACCCTCGTGACGCGGTTCGGACCGCAGGGCGAGAAGCAGGTGGATGTGCGGGAGCAGAGCGCGGTGTACGTGGCCGGTCCGCTCGCCGACGGGTGGCGGACGTACACCGGCAACGACGCGGTGTTCGGGCAGCTGGACGATCGGCTGGCGATCAACGGCGGCGGGCAGGACCTGTGGAAGGGCACCACCCAGTTCGGCACCGCGTTCCGCGCGGGGGCGATGTCCGACGGCACGAGCGTGACCGTACGGGTGGACTCCCAGGACAACACCGGTAGCTGGGCCCGGTCCGGCATCGTCGTACGCAACAGCCTGGCGACCCCGGGCTCGGCCGGGTTCCTGAACCTGGCGGTGACGCCGGGCCAGGGCGTCGTGCTCTCGTACGACACGGACGGCGACGGCGCGCTGGACACCTACAAGCGCGTCACCGGCATCAAGGCACCGGTCGTGCTGCGGCTCACCCGGGCGGGCACGGCGTACACCGGCTCCTTCTCGACGGACGGCGGGGGCAGTTGGCGCACGGTCGCCACCGTCGCCGTGCCGAGTGCGGCGGGCAGCCAGGACACGGGGATCTTCATGAGTGCGACGAACGGCGGAAACGGGATGCGCGGCACCGTGGACTTCAGTGGCTGGTCGCTGAGTTGA
- a CDS encoding GH92 family glycosyl hydrolase — protein MAALGMAATAAPASAASSHGTVKDPVSYVHPLIGSANAGNTYPGAVQPFGMLAWSPQNSRGKQVSTPAPGGYQYDATKIRGFSLTHLNGVGCSGANGDIPIMPYTGDVDSSPSADTTDAKYASSFSHANESASPGYYKVGLDNGASAALTTTPRTGSGQFGFPKDKPASMLFRTSNSESGSTDATVKIDKAARTVTGSVTAGNFCGPQSANNRHDLYTLYFTAHFDKAFAKVGTWKDSTVSPGSTSASGGTGYSSSGNAVEGKGSGAYITFADGTTEAQAKVAVSYVSPQNAEANLRAENAPHKSFGSVKSQAAGAWNKVLKSVEVGGGTDAQRSTFYTALYHSMLEPTLTSDVDGRYLGADRKPHRLAKRQQAQYGTFSGWDQYRAQVQLMTLLNPRAGSDYAQSLYNYAGQRGGEWDRWLLENGKTSVMSGDPSDAALAGIYAFGGHDFDVKGALKSLVEAATVPTANDSDSSGCNVECVGQRPALDKYLKLGYVPSDNCHCWGGAAETLEDAAADYGLSELSRQTGKSADAKKFLDRSGNWTNVFDANATPQGGYIRDRKSDGTWAGTFTPGTGSGFVEGTSARYTWMVYSDVAGLASAMGGDDSAVKRLDAFFRTPDGKFDFSAKDDTRYDATNEPDINTPYLYDYLGAPYKTQETVRAEMDQLWTDTPGGIPGNDDAGTMSSWYVFSALGMYPQNPSRADLTLSAPLFPHVVVHTGHGRTITVNAPAASADNTYIQGLKVNGRTSGKPWVPASLVTHGGTLDYTLGAKADTSWGSAAADAPPSFPGGGVKYFTGATPEQLKIEPGAAGADITVKVQTLEQEPTTVHWTATPPAGVTVQPAQGDFTVPAGGAASAKLSVSAASGTAEGRYTVPVTLKSSAGKELPKTSFAVTVATKNSMLWNRNSTAISSDDDNPQANFDGEGWSYSGKALAAAGATPGGTVSSGGFDFTWPKVAAGDPDNIEVAGDTPQVLNVPSAQGATELSLLGSAAEGSASGTATLTYTDGTTQKADIGFSDWTLGGGGDKPSFGNTIAVHTPYRDVQGGGTDPVGTEVFATAPVTLQAGKQLASVTLPSTTNGGVLHVFAVATA, from the coding sequence ATGGCCGCTCTGGGGATGGCGGCCACCGCCGCCCCCGCCTCGGCCGCATCCTCGCACGGCACCGTCAAGGACCCGGTGTCGTACGTCCACCCGCTGATCGGTTCCGCCAACGCGGGCAACACCTACCCGGGCGCGGTGCAGCCCTTCGGGATGCTGGCCTGGAGCCCGCAGAACTCCAGGGGCAAGCAGGTCTCCACACCCGCGCCCGGCGGCTACCAGTACGACGCCACGAAGATCCGCGGCTTCAGCCTCACCCACCTCAACGGGGTGGGCTGCTCCGGTGCGAACGGCGACATCCCGATCATGCCGTACACGGGCGATGTCGACTCGTCGCCCAGCGCGGACACCACCGACGCCAAGTACGCCAGCAGCTTCTCGCACGCCAACGAGAGCGCGTCGCCCGGCTATTACAAGGTCGGCCTGGACAACGGCGCGTCCGCCGCGCTGACCACGACTCCACGGACCGGCTCCGGGCAGTTCGGCTTCCCCAAGGACAAGCCGGCCAGCATGCTCTTCCGCACCTCCAACTCGGAGAGCGGCAGCACGGACGCCACCGTGAAGATCGACAAGGCGGCCCGGACCGTGACGGGCTCCGTCACCGCGGGCAACTTCTGCGGCCCGCAGAGCGCGAACAACCGGCACGACCTGTACACGCTGTACTTCACCGCCCACTTCGACAAGGCGTTCGCCAAGGTCGGCACCTGGAAGGACAGCACGGTCAGCCCGGGGTCCACCTCGGCGTCCGGCGGTACGGGCTACAGCTCGTCCGGCAACGCCGTGGAGGGCAAGGGCTCGGGCGCGTACATCACCTTCGCCGACGGGACCACGGAGGCGCAGGCCAAGGTCGCCGTCTCCTATGTCAGCCCGCAGAACGCCGAAGCCAACCTCCGCGCCGAGAACGCGCCCCACAAGAGCTTCGGCTCCGTGAAGTCGCAGGCGGCCGGCGCCTGGAACAAGGTGCTGAAGTCGGTCGAGGTGGGCGGCGGCACCGACGCCCAGCGTTCGACCTTCTACACCGCGCTCTACCACTCCATGCTGGAGCCGACGCTGACCAGTGACGTCGACGGCCGCTATCTTGGCGCCGACCGCAAGCCGCACCGGCTGGCCAAGAGGCAGCAGGCGCAGTACGGCACCTTCTCCGGCTGGGACCAGTACCGCGCCCAGGTGCAGCTGATGACGCTGCTCAACCCCAGGGCGGGCAGCGACTACGCACAGTCGCTCTACAACTACGCGGGACAGCGGGGCGGCGAGTGGGACCGCTGGCTCCTTGAGAACGGCAAGACGAGCGTCATGTCGGGCGACCCGTCCGACGCCGCGCTCGCCGGGATCTACGCGTTCGGCGGCCATGACTTCGACGTCAAGGGCGCACTGAAGTCGCTGGTCGAGGCGGCGACCGTACCGACGGCGAACGACTCGGACAGCTCCGGCTGCAACGTCGAGTGCGTGGGCCAGCGCCCCGCGCTCGACAAGTACCTGAAGCTCGGGTACGTACCCTCCGACAACTGCCACTGCTGGGGCGGCGCGGCCGAGACCCTGGAGGACGCGGCGGCCGACTACGGTCTCTCCGAGCTGTCCCGGCAGACCGGGAAGAGCGCCGACGCGAAGAAGTTCCTGGACCGCTCGGGCAACTGGACGAACGTCTTCGACGCCAACGCCACGCCGCAGGGCGGCTACATCCGCGACCGCAAGTCCGACGGCACCTGGGCGGGCACCTTCACACCCGGCACCGGCAGCGGCTTCGTCGAGGGCACCAGTGCCCGCTACACCTGGATGGTGTACTCGGACGTCGCGGGCCTGGCGTCCGCCATGGGCGGCGATGACAGCGCCGTGAAGCGGCTGGACGCCTTCTTCCGTACGCCGGACGGCAAGTTCGACTTCTCGGCGAAGGACGACACGCGCTACGACGCGACCAACGAACCGGACATCAACACGCCTTACCTGTACGACTACCTGGGCGCCCCGTACAAGACGCAGGAGACCGTCCGCGCGGAGATGGACCAGCTGTGGACCGACACCCCGGGCGGCATTCCCGGTAACGACGATGCCGGGACCATGTCGTCCTGGTATGTGTTCTCGGCACTCGGCATGTACCCGCAGAACCCCAGCCGCGCCGATCTGACGCTCTCGGCGCCGTTGTTCCCGCACGTGGTGGTGCACACCGGGCACGGCCGGACCATCACGGTCAACGCTCCGGCCGCTTCGGCGGACAACACGTACATCCAGGGGCTGAAGGTCAACGGCCGGACGTCCGGCAAGCCCTGGGTCCCGGCCTCACTGGTCACCCACGGCGGCACCCTCGACTACACGCTGGGCGCCAAGGCGGACACCTCGTGGGGCAGCGCGGCGGCCGACGCCCCGCCGTCCTTCCCGGGCGGCGGCGTGAAGTACTTCACCGGCGCCACCCCCGAGCAGCTGAAGATCGAGCCCGGCGCCGCCGGTGCGGACATCACGGTCAAGGTGCAGACGCTGGAGCAGGAGCCGACCACGGTGCACTGGACGGCGACACCGCCGGCCGGTGTCACGGTGCAGCCCGCGCAGGGCGACTTCACGGTCCCGGCGGGCGGCGCGGCGAGCGCGAAGCTCTCGGTGTCGGCCGCGTCCGGCACGGCGGAGGGCCGCTACACGGTCCCGGTCACACTGAAGTCCTCGGCGGGCAAGGAGCTTCCGAAGACGTCGTTCGCGGTGACCGTCGCCACGAAGAACAGCATGCTCTGGAACCGGAACAGCACGGCCATATCCTCCGACGACGACAACCCGCAGGCCAACTTCGACGGTGAGGGCTGGAGCTACTCGGGCAAGGCGCTGGCAGCGGCCGGGGCCACACCCGGGGGTACCGTCTCGTCCGGCGGCTTCGACTTCACCTGGCCGAAGGTGGCAGCCGGAGACCCCGACAACATCGAGGTGGCCGGGGACACCCCGCAGGTGCTGAACGTCCCGTCGGCGCAGGGCGCCACGGAGCTCAGCCTGCTGGGCAGCGCGGCCGAGGGTTCGGCCAGCGGTACGGCGACGCTGACGTACACCGACGGCACCACGCAGAAGGCGGACATCGGCTTCAGCGACTGGACGCTGGGCGGCGGAGGGGACAAGCCGTCGTTCGGCAACACGATCGCGGTCCACACCCCGTACCGCGATGTCCAGGGCGGTGGTACGGACCCGGTCGGCACGGAGGTCTTCGCGACCGCGCCGGTCACACTCCAGGCGGGCAAGCAGCTGGCTAGCGTGACGCTGCCGTCCACGACGAATGGCGGCGTGCTGCACGTCTTCGCGGTGGCCACCGCCTGA
- a CDS encoding sensor histidine kinase: MRATKARDAGLTAVRGLALAGMSLIGSITLFALAVTSIALIPVGVGVFTTPALLELIRSHANQRRLLAAKWTGTRIPVVRRPLPLHPRSGTAGQVERCTVLVKDPATWRDIRWLLVDMTVGAVTALLPLSLLSEGLFGILLLLGLWKPIVRAGGGYWYEFVRVDSWTTAAFAALVGICWIAAGLRFGPALIRVHFTITGSALAPTREAELGERIERLTETRHDAVDSSAAELRRIERDLHDGAQARLVAMGMNLSTIEALIEKDPAQAKKMLSMARESSAEALTELRDLVRGIHPPVLAERGLGDAVRALALRLPVTTEVEVDMAGRAEAPVESAAYFAVSEVLTNAVKHAGADRIWADIHHAEGMLRISVTDDGRGGASAGKGSGLSGIERRLGTFDGVLAVNSPVGGPTMVTMEIPCALSSPKTSSF, from the coding sequence ATGAGGGCGACGAAGGCACGCGACGCGGGGTTGACGGCCGTACGGGGCCTGGCGCTGGCCGGGATGTCACTCATCGGCTCGATCACGCTCTTCGCCCTGGCGGTCACGTCGATCGCCCTGATCCCGGTCGGCGTCGGTGTCTTCACGACGCCGGCGCTGCTGGAGCTGATCCGCTCCCACGCCAACCAGCGCCGGCTGCTGGCGGCCAAGTGGACGGGCACCCGCATTCCCGTGGTGCGCCGGCCGCTCCCGCTCCACCCGCGATCGGGCACAGCCGGTCAGGTGGAGCGCTGCACGGTGCTGGTGAAGGACCCCGCGACGTGGCGCGACATACGCTGGCTGCTGGTCGACATGACGGTGGGCGCGGTCACCGCGCTGCTCCCGCTGTCGCTGCTCAGCGAGGGTCTCTTCGGCATCCTCCTGCTGCTCGGTCTCTGGAAGCCGATCGTCCGTGCGGGCGGTGGGTACTGGTACGAGTTCGTCCGGGTCGACAGCTGGACCACCGCTGCGTTCGCGGCCCTGGTCGGTATCTGCTGGATCGCAGCCGGACTGCGTTTCGGGCCCGCTCTGATCCGTGTCCACTTCACCATCACCGGGTCGGCGCTGGCCCCCACCAGGGAGGCAGAGCTGGGCGAGCGCATCGAACGGCTCACTGAGACCCGGCACGACGCCGTGGACAGTTCGGCTGCCGAACTGCGCCGGATCGAGCGGGATCTGCACGACGGCGCGCAGGCCAGGCTGGTGGCCATGGGCATGAATCTGTCCACCATCGAGGCGCTCATCGAGAAGGACCCGGCGCAGGCGAAGAAGATGCTGTCGATGGCCCGCGAATCATCGGCGGAGGCTCTCACGGAGCTGCGTGACCTGGTGCGCGGCATCCACCCGCCGGTGCTGGCCGAGCGGGGACTCGGTGACGCGGTCAGGGCGCTGGCCTTGCGGCTGCCCGTGACGACCGAGGTCGAGGTGGACATGGCGGGCCGCGCGGAGGCCCCGGTCGAGTCGGCGGCGTACTTCGCGGTCAGCGAGGTCCTGACGAACGCCGTCAAGCACGCGGGGGCGGACCGGATCTGGGCCGACATCCACCACGCCGAGGGGATGCTGCGGATATCGGTCACCGATGACGGCCGCGGGGGTGCGTCAGCGGGAAAGGGTTCGGGGCTGAGCGGAATCGAACGCCGACTGGGTACATTCGACGGCGTACTGGCCGTCAACAGCCCAGTGGGCGGCCCGACCATGGTGACGATGGAGATTCCGTGCGCGTTGTCCTCGCCGAAGACCTCTTCCTTCTGA
- a CDS encoding response regulator transcription factor, with the protein MRVVLAEDLFLLRDGLVRMLEAYDFEIAAAVETGPELTKALAELQPDVAVVDVRLPPSHTDEGLQCALAARRARPGLPVLVLSQHVEQLYARELLADGTGGVGYLLKDRVFDADQFIDAVRRVAAGGTAMDPQVIQQLLSRRAQDKPVGSLTPRELEVMELMAQGRSNAAIAGQLVVTERAVAKHTSNIFAKLSLPVSDDDNRRVLAVLAYLDRG; encoded by the coding sequence GTGCGCGTTGTCCTCGCCGAAGACCTCTTCCTTCTGAGAGACGGCCTGGTCCGGATGTTGGAGGCGTACGACTTCGAGATCGCGGCAGCGGTCGAGACCGGACCCGAACTGACAAAGGCCTTGGCCGAATTGCAGCCTGACGTCGCCGTGGTCGACGTCAGGCTGCCGCCGTCCCACACGGACGAGGGCCTCCAGTGCGCGCTGGCCGCCCGCCGGGCCAGACCCGGGCTGCCGGTCCTGGTCCTGTCGCAGCACGTGGAGCAGTTGTACGCCCGCGAGCTGCTGGCGGACGGTACGGGTGGCGTGGGATATCTGCTCAAGGACCGGGTGTTCGACGCCGACCAGTTCATCGACGCGGTACGCCGGGTGGCGGCGGGCGGTACCGCGATGGACCCGCAGGTGATCCAGCAACTGCTGTCCCGGCGGGCCCAGGACAAGCCGGTGGGCAGCCTCACCCCGCGCGAGCTGGAGGTCATGGAGCTGATGGCACAGGGGCGTTCCAATGCCGCTATCGCGGGTCAGCTCGTGGTGACGGAGCGGGCGGTGGCGAAGCACACGTCGAACATCTTCGCCAAGCTGAGCCTGCCGGTGTCGGACGACGACAACCGGCGGGTCCTCGCGGTGCTCGCCTATCTCGACCGGGGGTAG
- a CDS encoding metal-dependent hydrolase encodes MSNTQPAPVASEHIALKARKVSFDWESTPLHWVPGDPFTTHTINVLHLLLPAGERWFVHVYKQVLPLIRDARLRQDVIGFIGQEAMHSQAHDDVLPHLAAQGLDPTPYTAQVDWLFEKLLGDRTLPPGRASRWWLKERVATIAAIEHYTAFLGDWVLNAEALDRRGADPTMLDLLRWHGAEEVEHRSVAFEVFQHIDGGYRRRVRTWATAFSALVFLWQRGVRFFMENDPLLVDGRATLRAYHRRGKQGLLPTTGAIARSVPGYLSRTYHPSQEGSTAQAVAYLANSPAANSPASNSTVANSTVPTAATANGAH; translated from the coding sequence ATGTCTAATACGCAGCCCGCCCCGGTGGCTTCGGAACACATAGCACTCAAGGCCCGCAAGGTCTCCTTCGACTGGGAGTCCACCCCGCTGCACTGGGTGCCCGGTGACCCGTTCACCACGCACACCATCAATGTGCTGCATCTGCTGCTCCCCGCGGGCGAACGCTGGTTCGTGCACGTCTACAAGCAGGTGCTGCCGCTGATCCGGGACGCGCGGTTGCGCCAGGACGTCATCGGGTTCATCGGCCAGGAGGCCATGCACTCGCAGGCACACGACGACGTGCTCCCCCACCTCGCGGCGCAGGGGCTCGACCCGACCCCGTACACCGCCCAGGTCGACTGGCTCTTCGAGAAGCTGCTCGGCGACCGGACGCTGCCGCCCGGCCGGGCGAGCCGCTGGTGGCTCAAGGAGCGGGTCGCGACGATCGCCGCGATCGAGCACTACACGGCGTTCCTCGGCGACTGGGTGCTCAACGCGGAGGCGCTCGACCGGCGCGGGGCCGATCCCACCATGCTGGACCTGCTGCGCTGGCACGGCGCCGAGGAGGTCGAACACCGGTCGGTCGCCTTCGAGGTCTTCCAGCACATCGACGGCGGCTACCGCCGCAGGGTGCGCACCTGGGCGACCGCCTTCTCCGCACTGGTCTTCCTCTGGCAGCGCGGCGTCAGATTCTTCATGGAGAACGATCCGCTGCTTGTGGACGGCCGGGCGACCCTGCGGGCCTACCACCGGCGCGGCAAGCAGGGGCTGCTGCCCACGACCGGGGCCATCGCCCGGTCCGTGCCGGGGTATCTGAGCCGTACCTACCACCCCTCGCAGGAAGGCAGCACGGCGCAGGCCGTCGCCTATCTCGCGAACTCGCCGGCCGCGAACTCCCCCGCATCCAATTCCACCGTCGCGAATTCCACCGTCCCGACTGCCGCCACCGCGAACGGAGCCCACTGA